GTCGAGCGGCGCGGATTCGGTCACCGCATCACGCTGCCACACCACCCGCCGGTTTCACGCGCCACCACCCGACGCGACGCGTGGTCAGGCCGCCCGGGCGGGCTCGGGGGCGGTCGGGGGCGGATCGGCGTAGGCGCGGGCCACCGCCGCGCGGTTGAAGACCCGCCAGGTGGCGGCGGAGACGCCGATCGCCACCACGAGCCCGACCCAGTACGGCGCGGTGATTCCGAACCGGGCGGCGAGCAGGCCGCCGAGCAGCGCGCCCACGCAGTTGCCACCCGCCGCCACGAAGAGCGTGGTGCTCGCCACCCGACCCTGCAACTCCGGTGGGGTGAGCCGTTGGCGCAACGAGTTCGCCACGATGTTCCACAGTGCGCTGTGCACGCCGAAGGCGAAGAGCGCGAACCCGACCACGATCGTGCTGCGCGACGCGGCCAGCGCCAGGTGCAGCCCCGCCTCGATCACCAGACCGATCCGGATCGTCCAGGTGGCGCTGGTCCAGGCGATGAGCCGGTCGCCGAGGAGCGCGCCGAGCACCCCGCCGCAGGCCATGCAGGTGAACAGCAGCCCGTAGCCGACCGACCCGAGCCGCAGCCGCTCGTCGGCGAGCAACACCAGCACCGCCAGCGCGGCGGTCAGGGTCACGTTGAGCAGGCCGATCAGCACGGCCATCGTCCGCAGCAAGCGCTGGTGGGCCAGCCAGCGCAGCCCTTCCACGATCTCCCGGCGCATCGAACGGGTCCGCCGGGTGTTCGCGTCGGTGACGGCGGCCCGGAAGTCGCCCCCGATCAGCGCCACCAGGACCGCGCTGAGGGCGTACGTGACGGCGTTGACCAGGAACGGGCTGCCCGCCGAGACGGCGAACAGGAAACCACCCAGCGGTCCGGCGAGCATGCCGTGCATGAGGGTGGTGCCGCCGCCGAGCCAGCCGTTGGCGCGCTCCAGCCGGTGCCGGGGCACCACGGTCGGCAGCATGGCCTGGCTGGCCGAACGGAACACGATCTCACCGGTGTTGACCACGAACAGCACCACGTACAGCAGCGCCACCCCGGCCCGGTCGGTCATGATCGCCGCGGCCAGCACGGCCAGCGCCACCACCCGGACCAGGTCGATGATGATCATCAGGCGGCGCCGGTCCATCCGGTCCACCAGCACGCCGCCGGGCAGGGCGAAGAGCAACCAGGGCAGCCAGGCCACCGCGGATGCCGCGGCCACCACGAGCGGGTCGTCGGTACGCGACGCGACGAACAGCGGCGCGGCGACGGTGGCCAAGCCGCTGCCCAGGGCGGAGAGCGTGCTCGCCGCCCAGAGCCGCGCGAACCGTGTCCCCAGTCCGGCAACCCTGTCCTGTGTCACGGGCACGGAACCTACCAGCGGCTCTCCCGTTCTCCTCCCCGATTTGTCCGTCGGCAGAACGGCGGCTGACGCGCAACGCCGCTGGCCGGGTGGGGGCAATCCCGTCGGCGCCGGCAATACCTCGCCATCGACCCAGCCGTGACAGCCCGGCCGGACGGACATCGACCGGGTCACCGGTGCCGGTCGGCCCGTCGAGGCGTTTCCGCAGCTCTCCCCGTCTTCGGGTGGACACGTGACGGCAACGAGGATTTCTCATTTTCACCGGATCGAGGACCCAACGCACCTAGTGTTGGTCACACCGGTGCTAGTCACGGAGATGGCCACCCGAACGACGTCCCACGCAGTCAGCGGACGAAATGTGAGGGAAGACGCGTATGAAGGTCTCAACAGCACTCTGTTCGGCGGCGCTCGGCGTAGGCCTCGGCACGCTCCTGCTGCCGGGCGCCGCACTGGCCGACACCACGGTGTCACCAGCCACCACGCCGGTCGGCGGGACCGTCGTGCTCACCGCGACGACCTGCAACCCGAAGTCGGGTGACGCCCTCTTCCGTGTCACCGGCCCCAACCGCGACCAGAACGTCCGGTCGACCACGGCCGCGGCCGGTGGCGGGCTGAGCGCCGAACTCTTCACCGCCGGCTTCACCCTGGGCACGTACACGGTGGCGGCCACCTGCGGCGACGGCAGCTCAGCCGGCAGCGCCACGTTCACCGTCACCCCGATCGGCGGTGCCCCGGCCGGCTCCGGCGGAGACAGCCGCGACAACGGCACTCTCGCCGCCGGTGGCACGCTGCTCGGCACCGCCGTCGCGGGCGCGGTCATCCTGCTTCGCCGACGCCGTCCGGTGTCCGCCGTCGCCTGACCGGCGACCCGCTCCATCCCTGAGGACGGGTGCCCGTGCCGGTGACACCGGCGCGGGCACCCCGACGATCCCGTCCGGAGGTGCGCACGGTGTGGAGGCGGCGGACCCTTCCGGCGGTGGTCGCGCTGCTCGGCGTGACCGGGCTGGGGCTGATCACCGTCGGCCTCAGCGCCGACCCGGCACGACCACCACGACCACCGGCCGACGCGCCGACGCGCACCCACCCCGCACCGGACCTGGCGCCACTGCCCCGCGCCGCGCCGGTCCGGGTGCAGATCCCGGCCATCGACGTACGCGCCGAGGTCGTCCCGGTCGGCGCGGACGCCGCCGGGGTGCTGGAGGTGCCACCACTGGACCGGCCCACCGTCGCCGGCTGGTACCGACACGGGGTCAGCCCCGGTGAGACCGGCAACGCCGTCCTGGTCGGGCACGTCGACTCCCCGGCCGGTCCGGCGGTCTTCTTCGACCTCGGTCGGCTACGCGCCGGCCAGCAGATCCAGGTCACCCGCGCCGACGCCCGGGTGACCACGTTCACTGTGGACGACGTCCGCGCGTACCCCAAGGACCGCTTCCCCAGCGGCCTGGTCTACGGTCCGGCGGACACCGCCGGGCTGCGACTGATCACCTGCGGCGGCCGGTTCGACGCCGGGACCGGCAACTACGTGGACAACGTCGTCGTCTTCGCCACCCGCACGGCCTGAGACCGCCGGCCCGCCTGTCGGGAGCCGGACCCCGCTCGGCAGAATGCGGTGGCACCATCCCCTCCGGGCACCTCGATCGGGGCGGTGCGCCGGCGGCGGGGAGGCACGCGGTGGATCAGCGACCGGTACGGGACCGAGCCGGCCTTGGCGTACGCGCCCTGGCCCGTCGACTGCTCGGTCGGGTCGAGACCGACTCCCCCACGGCACGCCGGTCCAACCCGGACGCCGTGGTCGACTGCGCCGTCTACGTCAACGGCCGGCGCGAACCCGGCCGTCCGCACTACGCCGACGCGTACGCCCGCGCCCGACACGGCCGCGACGCCTTCGTCTGGCTGGGGCTGCACGAGCCGGGCCCGGCGGTGCTCGCCGCGGTGGGCCGGACCTTCGGCCTCGACGAACTGACCGTCGAGCAGGCGCTCGCCGACGGGCACCGGCCCACCGTGCAGCGGCACGGGCCGGTCACCCTGCTGGTGCTCCGCACCGCCGGGTACGTGGAGCACGCCGAGCTGACCGACACCTCAGAGGTGATCGACACCGGGGACGTGATGGTGCTGCTCGGTGACCGGTTCGCCCTCACCGTGCGGCACGGCGCCGCCGGGGCGCTGCGCAGCGTCCGCGCCGACATCGAGCGCCGCCCCGCGCTGCTGGCCGCAGGGCCGTGGGCGGTGGCGTACGCGGTCTGCGCCCGGATGGTCGACTCCTACCTCGAAGTGGCCGGGCACGTGGAGCGGGACCTGGAACGGGTCGAGGAGTCGGTGTTCGCCCGCGACCGCTCCGTCGACATCCAGCACATCTACCAGCTCAAGCGGGAGGTGGTGGAGTTCAAGCGGGCGGTGCTGCCGTTGCAGGCGCCGATGCGCACGCTGCTCGACCCGGGCAACGACGGGCCGCCGCGCGCCCTGCACCGCTGGTTCGTCGACGTGGACGGCCGGCTGAGCCGGGCGGTGGATCGGGTGGCCGCGTACGACGACCTGCTCACCTCGATCGTCCAGTCCCGCCTGGCGCAGCTCGCCGTGGAGCAGAACAACGACATGCGCAAGATCGCCGCGTGGGCGGCCATCGCGGCCGCCCAGACCGGCATCGCCGGCGTCTACGGCATGAACTTCTCGCACATGCCGGAGCTGACCTGGCGCTACGGCTACGCCGGCGCACTCGCCCTGATGGCGTTGGCCGCCCTCGGCCTGTACCGCCTGTTCCGCCGCTCCGGCTGGCTCTGACCCGCCGGGGGCGCGGGACGGATCAGTGGGGCTGGGAGAGGAGGAAGCTGCGGATCCGGTCGCGGGGACTGTCGGTCAGTTCGGGGCCGTGGGTGAAGGCGGCGATGTCGTAATCCAGCTCGCCGAGGACGTGCGCGGTCTGCTGGGTCAGCCGGAAGTCGTTGCACAGCCACTTCACCGGCCAGCGGACCCCGAGCACGTTGAACAGCGCGTCCCCGGTTATCAGCAGCCGGGTCGGCTCGTGCAGCAGCGACACGTGCCCCGGGGAGTGCCCGGGAGTGTGCACCACCCGCAGTCCGCCACCGACGTCGATCAGATCGCCGTCGACCAGCGGCTGCGCCACCTCGACGGCGGGGAACCGGCCCCCGTCGACCCGGGCGAAGAACCGGCCGCCGGTCACCGCCGGGTCGTTGACCGGTTTGCGGCCCGCCTCGGCGTACGGCACGTCGGCCGCGTGCGCGGCGACCGGGGCACCGGTGCGGCGGGCCAACTCCGCCGCCCCGCCTGCGTGATCGGGATGCGCGTGGGTCAGCACAATCCGGGTGACGTCCGCCGGCACCTTGCCGATCGCCGCCAGCCCACGCACGATCCGGGCGGGCGCCCGGGTCAGCCCGCAGTCGATCAGCGTGACGCTGCCGTCGTCGTTCACGAAGGCGTACGAGTTGACAGCCGCGCGGCCCAGGGTGGGGATGCGCCAGACGTTCGGGGCGAGCGGCACGGCCGGAGATCGCGACATGTCGCGAGTCTAGGATCGACCGTCAACCATCCCTGCCCCAGCGGTACACCGGTGCGGGGCGGGCGGCTAACGTCGCCCGGGTGATGTGGCAGCGGTACGTGGCGATCGGCGACAGCACCACCGAAGGGCTCGACGATCCGGACGGCGCCGGCGGCTACCGGGGCTGGGCCGATCGGTTCGCCCTGGCGGTGGCCCGCGCGCAGGGCGGCCTGGAGTACGCGAACCTGGCCATCCGTGGCCGGACCACCGCCCGGATCCGCGCCGAGCAGCTCCAGCCCGCCCTTGACCTGGCCCCCGACCTGGCCACCGTGGTCGCCGGCATGAACGACGTGCTGCGCCCCTCCTTCGACGCGGAGCAGGTCGCCGAGCACGTCGCGGAGATGCAGCGGGCGCTGGTGGGGCAGGGCGCCACCGTGCTGACCTTCACCATGCCGGACCCGGCACCGGTGATGCCGCTGGCCCGGCCGCTGCGGGGCCGGATGCTGGCGCTCAACGCGGCACTGCGGGTGGTCACCACGCAGACCGGTGCCACCCTGCTCGACCTGGGCGCGCACCCGGTCTCCTCCGATCCCCGGCTGTGGAGCGACGACCGGCTGCACGCCAACAGCGCCGGCCACGCGCGGATCGCCGCCGCGCTGGCGTACACGGCGGGTCTGCCCGGGTTCGACGACTCCTGGACGCAGCCGTTGCCGCCGGTGTCCCGGCGGCGCCGCGGTGAGGTGCTCGGCGCCGAGCTGGCCTGGACCCGCCGGCACCTGCTGCCCTGGCTGGTTCGGCACCTCCGCGGACGGTCGTCCGGCGACGACCGGGTCGCGAAGCGGCCGGTGCCGCTGCCCGTGCCGCTGGAGTAGCGACGGTCGGCGTCCGGGGCCGGTTGGCGGTGCGGCAGGATGGCGGCGTGGGTAAGGGTGCGGGGCGTCGGCGGGCGGACGCGACGACGGGACGGGCCTGCCCGTGCGGCGCCGGCCGGGTGTACGCCGACTGCTGTGCCGAGGTGCACGGCGGCGTGGCGCACGCGCCGACCGCCGAGGCGCTGATGCGCTCCCGGTTCGGCGCCTTCGCCCTCGGCGACGCCGACTACCTGCTGCGTAGCTGGCACTCCTCGACCCGCCCGGCGCGGCTGGAGCTGGAGCCCGGGCAGCGGTGGACCCGGCTGGAGATCGTCGGGACCGAGCGGGGCGGCCTGCTCGACACCGCCGGCACCGTGACGTTCCACGCGCACTACCGGGACGCGGGTCGGCCGGGCACGCTGACCGAACGCAGCCGGTTCGTCCGCGAGGACGGCCGGTGGGTCTACCTCGACGGCGAACAGCCCTGACGGCTGCGCCGACGACCGGTTCGCGCGTAGGATGACGTCGGCGTAGTCCTGCGCCGCACCTCCCTCCCGGCGCTCACGCCGCCGGCCATGCGGAGGCAAAGGGGGCCTGAGCCCTCGGGACGTGGTGCCACATGCCCCACTCCGGCGGGGTCGACGGGAGCGTGAGTCCCGGTGACCGTGCCGTTGACCGGGAGCATGTGATGACCAACCAGAGATCGTTCAAGACCCGGGTCCGAGCCCGGATGGAGAAGACCGGCGAGAGCTACACCACCGCCCGCCGGCACCTGATCAATCGGACCGCCGCACCCACCGTCGCGCCGGCACCGGACGTGTCGCCGTCTCCGGCACCCGCCGCGGCGCAGACCGAGCGGATCGCCGACGACCTGATCCACGCGCGGACCGGCCGCGGCTGGGCGGAGTGGTTCGCCCTGCTCGACGCCGCGGGCGCCACCGAGCGGACGCACACCGAGATCGCCCGCCAACTGGTCGTCGAGCACGAGGTACCGGGCTGGTGGGCACAGAGCATCACCGTCGGGTACGAGCAGGAACGCGGCCTGCGCGCGCCCGGTCAGCAACGCGGGGGTGGCTTCTCGGCCAGCGCCAGCCGG
The nucleotide sequence above comes from Micromonospora sp. NBC_00389. Encoded proteins:
- a CDS encoding magnesium and cobalt transport protein CorA; protein product: MDQRPVRDRAGLGVRALARRLLGRVETDSPTARRSNPDAVVDCAVYVNGRREPGRPHYADAYARARHGRDAFVWLGLHEPGPAVLAAVGRTFGLDELTVEQALADGHRPTVQRHGPVTLLVLRTAGYVEHAELTDTSEVIDTGDVMVLLGDRFALTVRHGAAGALRSVRADIERRPALLAAGPWAVAYAVCARMVDSYLEVAGHVERDLERVEESVFARDRSVDIQHIYQLKREVVEFKRAVLPLQAPMRTLLDPGNDGPPRALHRWFVDVDGRLSRAVDRVAAYDDLLTSIVQSRLAQLAVEQNNDMRKIAAWAAIAAAQTGIAGVYGMNFSHMPELTWRYGYAGALALMALAALGLYRLFRRSGWL
- a CDS encoding MBL fold metallo-hydrolase produces the protein MSRSPAVPLAPNVWRIPTLGRAAVNSYAFVNDDGSVTLIDCGLTRAPARIVRGLAAIGKVPADVTRIVLTHAHPDHAGGAAELARRTGAPVAAHAADVPYAEAGRKPVNDPAVTGGRFFARVDGGRFPAVEVAQPLVDGDLIDVGGGLRVVHTPGHSPGHVSLLHEPTRLLITGDALFNVLGVRWPVKWLCNDFRLTQQTAHVLGELDYDIAAFTHGPELTDSPRDRIRSFLLSQPH
- a CDS encoding class F sortase, with amino-acid sequence MWRRRTLPAVVALLGVTGLGLITVGLSADPARPPRPPADAPTRTHPAPDLAPLPRAAPVRVQIPAIDVRAEVVPVGADAAGVLEVPPLDRPTVAGWYRHGVSPGETGNAVLVGHVDSPAGPAVFFDLGRLRAGQQIQVTRADARVTTFTVDDVRAYPKDRFPSGLVYGPADTAGLRLITCGGRFDAGTGNYVDNVVVFATRTA
- a CDS encoding YchJ family protein → MGKGAGRRRADATTGRACPCGAGRVYADCCAEVHGGVAHAPTAEALMRSRFGAFALGDADYLLRSWHSSTRPARLELEPGQRWTRLEIVGTERGGLLDTAGTVTFHAHYRDAGRPGTLTERSRFVREDGRWVYLDGEQP
- a CDS encoding MFS transporter produces the protein MTQDRVAGLGTRFARLWAASTLSALGSGLATVAAPLFVASRTDDPLVVAAASAVAWLPWLLFALPGGVLVDRMDRRRLMIIIDLVRVVALAVLAAAIMTDRAGVALLYVVLFVVNTGEIVFRSASQAMLPTVVPRHRLERANGWLGGGTTLMHGMLAGPLGGFLFAVSAGSPFLVNAVTYALSAVLVALIGGDFRAAVTDANTRRTRSMRREIVEGLRWLAHQRLLRTMAVLIGLLNVTLTAALAVLVLLADERLRLGSVGYGLLFTCMACGGVLGALLGDRLIAWTSATWTIRIGLVIEAGLHLALAASRSTIVVGFALFAFGVHSALWNIVANSLRQRLTPPELQGRVASTTLFVAAGGNCVGALLGGLLAARFGITAPYWVGLVVAIGVSAATWRVFNRAAVARAYADPPPTAPEPARAA
- a CDS encoding SGNH/GDSL hydrolase family protein, with translation MWQRYVAIGDSTTEGLDDPDGAGGYRGWADRFALAVARAQGGLEYANLAIRGRTTARIRAEQLQPALDLAPDLATVVAGMNDVLRPSFDAEQVAEHVAEMQRALVGQGATVLTFTMPDPAPVMPLARPLRGRMLALNAALRVVTTQTGATLLDLGAHPVSSDPRLWSDDRLHANSAGHARIAAALAYTAGLPGFDDSWTQPLPPVSRRRRGEVLGAELAWTRRHLLPWLVRHLRGRSSGDDRVAKRPVPLPVPLE